The Hyphomicrobiales bacterium genome has a window encoding:
- a CDS encoding conserved hypothetical protein (Evidence 4 : Unknown function but conserved in other organisms): MLSPAHVQSGPPIEPLVRIVTYDPSQWEAFVDEWVSSLKTKYEKVLRYTGANDHGIDVAGFADKNYLQGIWDNYQCKHYRDAITPGTAWPEVGKMLWYSFCGVFTPPRAYYFVAPRGTGTTLTQYLTNASALKAALIEAWPKAVANKITATQLVTLDGKFAEYVDAFDFSIFQPMSPREVIEQHRATPYFITRFGGGLPPRPVVGAPPTDLGTHESVYVARLLAAYSEHIKAEVPDVAGLKAWKPLEDHFKRQRECYFHAEALRIFVRDKVEPGAFEGLQDEIYHGVADTADGDHADGFERVKAVTQAAQNVPLDAHPLGASALVKDKRGICHQLANEDRLRWTK, from the coding sequence ATGCTCTCGCCTGCGCACGTCCAGAGCGGGCCGCCGATCGAACCTCTGGTCCGCATCGTCACATACGATCCGTCTCAATGGGAGGCATTCGTCGACGAATGGGTGTCATCTCTCAAAACGAAATATGAAAAGGTCCTGCGTTACACCGGTGCCAATGACCACGGCATCGACGTGGCGGGCTTCGCCGACAAGAATTACCTGCAAGGCATCTGGGACAATTACCAGTGCAAGCACTACCGCGACGCCATCACGCCGGGCACCGCCTGGCCCGAAGTTGGCAAGATGCTGTGGTATTCGTTTTGCGGCGTTTTTACGCCGCCGCGCGCCTACTATTTCGTCGCCCCGCGCGGGACGGGCACGACGCTCACCCAGTATCTGACGAATGCTTCCGCGTTGAAGGCGGCTTTGATCGAAGCCTGGCCGAAAGCCGTCGCAAATAAGATCACGGCAACGCAGCTCGTAACCCTCGACGGCAAGTTCGCCGAGTATGTTGACGCCTTCGACTTCTCGATCTTCCAGCCCATGTCGCCGCGCGAAGTCATCGAGCAACATCGCGCTACGCCCTATTTCATTACGCGCTTCGGCGGCGGTCTGCCGCCGCGCCCCGTCGTCGGCGCGCCGCCAACCGATCTGGGAACTCACGAGAGCGTCTATGTCGCTCGTCTGCTGGCGGCCTATTCCGAACACATCAAGGCAGAAGTTCCCGATGTCGCCGGGCTGAAGGCGTGGAAACCGCTCGAAGATCATTTCAAGCGGCAGCGCGAGTGCTACTTCCACGCAGAAGCTCTACGCATTTTTGTTCGGGACAAAGTGGAGCCCGGCGCGTTCGAGGGCTTGCAGGATGAGATCTACCATGGTGTAGCGGACACCGCCGATGGCGATCACGCTGACGGGTTTGAGCGCGTCAAGGCTGTAACTCAGGCGGCGCAGAACGTGCCACTCGACGCCCATCCGCTGGGTGCGAGTGCGCTGGTGAAAGACAAGCGCGGCATCTGCCATCAGCTTGCCAATGAAGACCGTCTAAGATGGACGAAGTAG
- a CDS encoding conserved hypothetical protein (Evidence 4 : Unknown function but conserved in other organisms) has translation MDEVARDQFSLTFNGPLEAGVRAVAVLGSAFPRAYDIQRLTAFDYLLVRTHQLGGPDDLHPATPIQTPATEVRRRVVQDALHLMMTRELVARIVDENGISYRAGEGAAMFLDSLRTPYLAALKDRADWLVYHLADYTDSALEGVMRKFFDRWVVEFQNVERSLGAYA, from the coding sequence ATGGACGAAGTAGCGCGCGACCAGTTTTCGTTGACGTTCAACGGCCCTCTCGAGGCCGGTGTCCGTGCAGTCGCTGTTCTGGGCTCCGCGTTTCCGCGCGCCTATGACATTCAGCGGCTGACGGCGTTCGACTATCTGCTCGTTCGAACGCATCAATTGGGCGGACCCGATGACCTTCATCCGGCGACACCAATTCAGACGCCCGCCACAGAAGTCCGCCGACGCGTGGTCCAGGATGCGCTGCATCTGATGATGACGCGCGAATTGGTCGCACGAATCGTCGACGAGAACGGTATCTCCTACCGCGCCGGCGAGGGCGCGGCGATGTTTCTCGATTCATTGCGCACGCCCTATCTCGCGGCGCTGAAGGACCGCGCCGACTGGCTTGTCTACCATCTTGCTGACTACACCGATTCCGCGCTCGAGGGGGTGATGCGCAAATTCTTCGATAGGTGGGTCGTGGAGTTTCAGAACGTCGAACGCAGCCTCGGTGCGTACGCATGA
- a CDS encoding AAA domain-containing protein has translation MRKGLRLRSLSFHGPARKFATIPFGPGLNVIHGASNTGKSFIADAIDFMLGGKGPLRDIPERVGYDKILLAMETLDGHQFTLLRSTEGNAFRLFEGLYSDTLPEGEGTPLADTHSDRNEENLSAYLLAKLDLAHKRVRRNKRGDTNSLSFRNLARLVIINEEEIIQQRSPLSDGNYTADTTNTSVFKLLLTGVDDSALATAQPRSPEEQSRSAQLDLLDQLIESHRRQVKELAGPPDELEAQRERLGESMRSQGELLAVSETAFRDAATRRRDIARRVEEGRDRLTEITALLERFTLLDAHYSSDKERLRGIEEAGSLFGALGTGTCLFCGSAPEHHRKAECDFDVEKAVAAAQSEIRKIEIRQTELTQTIATLRKEAVSFERRLPMLEEQLDTVSGEIDRVVAPNLRQLRTAYRQLADKDGEVREALAIHRGLSDLEQRKAALEREGEVSGNGGNSLSDVDLPSSTADKFAGIVLSTLKAWHFPEIDRVHFDSKTRDLVINGKNRTSFGKGLRAITQAAFTVSLLQYCRQFETPHPGFIVLDSPLLSYREPEGDGDDLRGSDLNSHFFEFLAKLQADRQVLVVENTDPPAEIQASLQSVKFTKIEGVGRYGFFPIEPAPPT, from the coding sequence ATGAGGAAAGGCTTACGGCTGCGCAGTCTCAGCTTTCACGGGCCGGCGCGCAAATTCGCTACGATACCCTTCGGACCTGGCCTCAACGTCATCCACGGCGCATCGAACACCGGCAAGTCTTTCATCGCCGACGCAATAGATTTCATGCTCGGCGGCAAGGGACCTCTGCGCGACATCCCGGAGCGGGTCGGTTATGATAAGATCCTCCTCGCGATGGAAACGCTGGACGGCCATCAGTTCACGTTGCTTAGAAGCACGGAGGGTAACGCTTTTCGTCTTTTCGAAGGTCTCTATTCTGACACCCTCCCCGAGGGTGAAGGCACGCCGCTCGCCGACACCCATAGCGACCGCAACGAGGAAAACCTCTCGGCCTATCTGCTAGCAAAGCTCGATCTCGCTCATAAACGGGTAAGACGGAACAAGCGCGGCGACACCAACAGCCTTAGCTTCCGCAATCTTGCCCGCCTCGTTATCATCAACGAGGAAGAGATTATCCAGCAGCGCTCGCCACTATCCGATGGCAATTATACGGCCGACACGACCAATACCTCAGTCTTCAAACTGCTGCTGACCGGCGTCGACGATTCTGCACTTGCGACCGCACAGCCGCGCAGCCCGGAAGAACAAAGCCGCAGCGCCCAACTCGACTTGCTCGATCAATTGATCGAAAGCCACCGCCGCCAGGTCAAAGAGTTGGCTGGACCACCGGACGAACTGGAAGCCCAGCGAGAACGCCTCGGCGAGTCCATGCGATCTCAAGGAGAACTTCTCGCCGTCTCGGAAACCGCATTCAGAGACGCCGCCACGCGCCGCAGGGACATCGCACGCCGGGTCGAAGAAGGAAGGGATCGGCTAACTGAGATCACGGCGCTTCTAGAACGTTTCACATTGCTCGACGCGCACTACAGTTCCGACAAGGAAAGGTTACGCGGTATCGAGGAAGCGGGCAGCCTTTTCGGCGCGCTCGGCACCGGCACCTGCCTATTCTGCGGTTCGGCACCTGAACATCATCGCAAAGCCGAATGCGATTTCGATGTCGAGAAGGCAGTCGCAGCCGCACAGTCCGAAATCCGCAAAATCGAAATACGCCAAACGGAGCTGACACAGACGATTGCGACATTGCGGAAGGAAGCTGTGAGCTTCGAGCGGCGCCTTCCGATGCTCGAAGAGCAGCTTGATACCGTATCCGGCGAGATCGACCGAGTCGTTGCGCCCAATTTGCGCCAGCTTAGAACAGCCTACAGGCAGTTGGCCGACAAGGATGGCGAGGTGCGCGAAGCGCTCGCGATACACCGCGGTCTATCGGACCTTGAGCAGCGCAAGGCCGCGCTGGAACGCGAGGGCGAAGTATCCGGCAACGGTGGCAACAGCCTCAGCGATGTCGACTTGCCGAGCTCGACCGCTGACAAGTTCGCCGGCATCGTCCTGTCCACCCTGAAAGCTTGGCATTTCCCTGAAATCGATCGCGTCCATTTCGATTCCAAGACGCGGGACCTTGTCATCAACGGCAAGAATAGGACCTCGTTCGGTAAGGGGCTTCGCGCCATCACCCAGGCAGCATTCACGGTCAGCCTTCTCCAGTACTGTCGACAGTTTGAAACCCCGCATCCGGGATTCATCGTTCTCGACTCTCCCTTGCTGTCCTACAGGGAGCCAGAGGGAGACGGCGACGATCTAAGAGGCTCCGATCTGAATTCGCATTTCTTCGAATTCCTAGCGAAGCTACAGGCCGACAGGCAGGTGCTCGTCGTTGAAAATACTGATCCTCCCGCGGAGATTCAGGCCTCTTTGCAATCGGTAAAATTCACCAAGATCGAAGGCGTGGGTCGCTATGGATTCTTTCCTATCGAGCCCGCGCCGCCAACCTAG
- the merR gene encoding Mercuric resistance operon regulatory protein → MDAITHSRGGTLPIGELSRLTGVNIETIRYYEKVGMLPAPPRTEGGRRVYDRHHLRVLAFIRRGRELGFTPDEIKALLALGGPERAPCGEVREIATKHLDDIRAKIADLSKLERLLGQTIDRCEGGTAPECPVLDILSPEPS, encoded by the coding sequence ATGGACGCGATCACGCATTCGCGAGGCGGGACGCTCCCCATCGGCGAGCTGTCACGGCTCACCGGGGTGAACATCGAGACCATCCGCTACTACGAGAAGGTCGGGATGCTGCCCGCGCCGCCCCGCACCGAGGGGGGTCGCAGGGTCTACGACCGGCACCATCTGCGCGTGCTGGCCTTTATCCGGCGCGGCCGCGAGCTCGGATTCACCCCGGACGAGATCAAGGCGCTTCTGGCGCTCGGCGGCCCGGAGCGCGCCCCGTGCGGCGAGGTTCGCGAGATCGCCACGAAGCACCTGGACGATATCCGGGCAAAGATCGCCGACCTCAGCAAACTCGAACGATTGCTTGGGCAGACCATCGACCGCTGCGAAGGCGGCACCGCGCCCGAATGCCCAGTGCTCGACATTCTCTCGCCTGAGCCGAGCTAA